A genomic window from Lotus japonicus ecotype B-129 chromosome 1, LjGifu_v1.2 includes:
- the LOC130741436 gene encoding E3 ubiquitin-protein ligase RING1-like: MGLAIILVEDGIGRVEVKDYTIDEYDPEIQRSHQQVTRGVMVPASSEAIMSLLKKSKVTRSDECRVCLEEFHVSGSDGDDANCIREDGYSMPCGHMFHQHCIITWLLTNHVCPLCRNPLPTNDH; this comes from the coding sequence ATGGGTTTGGCTATTATCCTAGTTGAAGATGGTATTGGTCGGGTGGAAGTGAAAGACTACACAATTGATGAGTATGATCCTGAGATCCAGAGAAGCCATCAACAAGTTACTAGGGGAGTAATGGTTCCAGCATCTAGTGAAGCCATTATGAGTTTGCTCAAGAAATCAAAGGTTACAAGGTCAGATGAATGTCGGGTCTGTTTGGAGGAGTTCCATGTTAGTGgtagtgatggtgatgatgctAATTGCATAAGAGAAGACGGGTACTCAATGCCGTGTGGTCACATGTTTCACCAACATTGTATTATAACATGGTTGCTAACCAATCATGTGTGTCCTTTGTGTCGCAACCCTCTGCCAACCAATGACCACTAA